From a single Mesorhizobium shangrilense genomic region:
- a CDS encoding GDYXXLXY domain-containing protein, protein MMTGKRLIISALVLSIIQIGFLSWIIGGRAAILRNGKEVLLKVEPIDPRDLLRGDYILLGYDISRIPVKLIANIPAGKLTADETSLVVRLKKGADGYWQATTAWFGQAPSPAGPDEADIVGKVASGWGLDPNATIAPDYGIERFYLPEGEGMPIQNDMRVRPFGIRVALAANGTAQIKALMDGDKTLFEEPLY, encoded by the coding sequence GTGATGACCGGGAAAAGATTGATCATCTCGGCGCTGGTGCTGTCGATCATCCAGATCGGCTTCCTGAGCTGGATCATCGGCGGCCGGGCGGCGATCCTGCGCAACGGCAAGGAAGTGCTGCTGAAGGTCGAGCCGATAGACCCGCGCGACCTTCTGCGTGGCGACTACATTCTTCTTGGCTATGACATTTCCCGCATACCGGTGAAGCTGATCGCCAACATCCCCGCGGGCAAGCTGACCGCCGACGAAACATCTCTCGTGGTCAGATTGAAGAAGGGCGCTGACGGCTATTGGCAGGCAACGACAGCGTGGTTCGGGCAGGCGCCGTCGCCCGCCGGCCCCGACGAAGCCGATATCGTCGGCAAGGTCGCTTCCGGCTGGGGCCTCGATCCGAACGCCACGATCGCCCCCGACTACGGCATAGAGCGGTTCTATCTGCCGGAGGGCGAGGGAATGCCGATCCAGAACGACATGCGGGTGCGGCCGTTCGGGATTCGCGTTGCGCTTGCCGCTAACGGCACTGCGCAGATCAAGGCGCTGATGGATGGCGACAAGACGCTGTTCGAGGAGCCGCTTTATTAG